The genomic region CGGCCGTTGCCAACGCCCCACGGATGGCCGTACGCATTGCCCGCTTCACCGCGGAGCACCATCAGCGTGTCGGTGAATTGCTTCTCGGTGATCGCGCCGTCGTTGCCGCCGAAGAAGACCTGGCCGCTGTCGCCGATCGTCAGGGTGTTGTAGTGGCGGCTCGCCTGCTCGATGCCGCTCGCCGAGTAGAGGTTCGCCGACGCCGTGATCCAGTCGCCGCCGCCCCAGATCATCAGCCCGTTCGCCTGCAGCGAGTTGTGGCCATCACCGACCGCGCCGGCTTGGAAGGTGAAGGCGAGCGCGTTCGGGTCCGTCCAGCTGGTGCGGCAGACGGCGTAGCCCGGTCCCGCGGCGAGGAAGCACTTCGGCTGCGCCGAGAGATCCGTCGCCGCCGGCGCGGCCGGATTGAAGTGGATCAGCTCGTCGGTGGCGACCGCAGTGCCGGCATCACTCGAGGGGACGTTGCCGATCAGACCGAGGAAGGTCTGTACCTGGGCGGCGAGCGTCGGATCGCTGATCGCGGCGAGGACATCGAGCGCGGCGACGCGATCATACGCGTACTCCGCGGCATCGCTCTCGCGCGCCTGGTCACCGAACGGCGCTTTGAAGCGACCGCCCGGCATCATCGACGCGAAACCCCATCGGAGCGCGTCACCCAACCAGCTGCTCGCGATGGGCGTCCCGCTGGTGGCGTACGCGTCCGCGAAGCGGCCGAGATACCACTGGCTGCCGGATCCGTAGTTCGTGCCTTCGTCCCACGCGCCACCAGCGCCCTCGCCCGCGAGATACGGCACGGCGACGAGGTTCCAGTGCTGCATCGCCAGTGCGCGATGATATGCCGGCCGATCGGGACCGCTTACCGCGGTCGTGGTGATGGTGTCGTCGCCGGCAGCCGCGATCGCCGCCGGGCCCGACATCATGAAGCCCCAGTAGTAATTGTTCGACGGCCAGAGCCCCCAGCCGTTGGCGCGCGACGGATTGGTTTCGGGCCAGACCCAGTCGGCGCGATTCATCAGCCAGGTCGCGGCCTGATGGCGCTGCGTGACGGTGAGGCCGGCGTAACACCAGTCGAGCCCCATGATGAAGTCGGGCAGGTTGAACCGGTACGCATAGCCCGAATCACCCTGCAGATTGTCGTCCTCCACCGCGCCGCCGGCGATGACGACGCCGGCGCGCGTGGCATACGCCTGGTTGCCGGTGCCGAGATACACGGCGCACAGCGCGGGCAGTGCGAACTCATCGGCGCCGGTGTAGACGGCACCCCTCGCGACCGACGCGTCGGCATACTGCTTCACCACCTGCCACCGTGAGGTGTTCGCCGCGGCCTGCGCCTTCAGCTGCACGAGGCGCGCCGGCGTCATCCAGACGCGCGGGTGCGCCGGCAGCGCCGACGTCAGGAACGGTGGCGGAGGAGGGGGAGCGGGCGGTGGCGATGCCGGCGAGGATCCACCGCTTGAGCTCGATGAGGGTGGGGGAGCTGGCGGAACGATCGGCGCGGTACCAGCTGGGACGACGTGCTCGGTGTCGATGACGATCGGATGCGTGCCATCGGTCAGCGCGATCGCGATCGTGTCGACGTAGAACCCGAGCGGCTTGCTGCTGAGATCGATCTGCCAGCGAAGGATCCCGGAGTCATACCCGCCGACATACCCGTTGTACGAGTTGAGCAGCGTCACCCAGGGCGTCGCCGTGGACGCGACCCATTTATTCGCGAGCGTCTGCGCCTTCGTGAGTCCGAAGCTGTCGACGCTCACCGGCTGGTCGATCGAGACCTGGTGGAAGGCGTGGCCGAGGATCGGGATCACCGGCACCGGCGCCGAGACGACTGGCGCGCTCAGTGCTGAGCAGTCCCACGTCGTCTTCAGGACGCAGTAGTGATTCACCGGCACCGTGTCCGGAATGATCTTCAGCACCGCACCGACCGCGCAGAGCACCGTGCCTGGAGCCGTCGATGGACAGGAGATCGTCGGCACCGCGGTGATGACCGTCCCCTGCGCACTAGCCGGTGCCACGGTGAGGCAGCCGGACATCAGGACCGCGAGGGCGACCGCGATCCGTCGAACGGGCACCGCCGGCCAGCGCAGCCCTATGCTGTCCAACATTCGGTAAGCTGACCGGCGATGCATATCAGGTCGCGTGCGCCACGACGGCCGGCGTCGAGGCATGGGAGTGGAGTGTCGAGATCACATGGACGATGAGCGCCACGATCCCCCCGAAGAGCACCTGGACGTCGCCCTTGCCGAGTATCCCCGGATCGCTTGTCTGGATGGTCACATGCAGCGCCGCGGCGATGGCGGTGAACACCGCGCCGCCCACCGTCGAGATGATGGCGTGCAGCGGACTGGTCGTGATCCATGCCTGCGCTTTGACGAACGCTGGCCAGACGGCGCCGACGATCGCGGCGATGATGGCGGGGATGATCAGCGAGACGAGACTGCCGGGGTCGGCGCTGCTGCCGCTCGAGGCCGCGGTGTCGGCCAGCGCGCGGATCCCGTGCGCGATCGGCGCCGCGTGCAGCGGAATGGCGATGAGCACGGCGAGGACGCCGAGCAACAGCGATCGGAGCAACTTCATGACAACTCCTGGTTACGCCGCCGCGTTGAACGGCGGACTGGTGAATGCGGCGCGCACAGCCTCGAGCGAGAGCACCGGGCGCAACGGGTTCGAGCCGGTCGGGTCGATCTTGCGGCCGCGGGGCCACGCCTCGTCGGCGTGGCCGGTGATGCGCCACGGTTCCTTCGCGAGATCCCACGCATGCTGCGCCGCGAGCTGACGGCAGAGCTCCACCACGGACCGGAACTGCAAGAGCTTGGCGGTCTCGCCATCCTTTGCCGCGATCGCGATCCCATAAAACGCCGAGTTGGCGTCCTGATAGCTGAGCCGGGCCGAGTCGCTCGGATGGCACACGCCGGCGTGCCACGCCCGCTGCTCGAGCGGCGCGATCTCGTATGCTTGACCATCGTCCAGGACCAGCACGTTATAGGAGACTTCGCAGCGCGGATCCTTCGTCAACCACTCGAGGGCGCCGGCGTCGGATCCGCTGTCGTCGTAATGCAGCATGATCCCGACCCGCCGCTGACGGAGCGTGTCCCAGCTGTGCGTGACTGGCGCGGTGGGGGCAATGATCACGGAAGGTTCTCCGCAGCCTTGCACCGGCTGAGTAGCCCAAGGTCCTTCAATCGTTGCGCGGGGCGCCCGTCGCAGACCAGCATGAGGACCGCCCGCTTCCATTCGGCGTCGTCCCGATCGTTGGCGGATTTGTTCATTTCATCGATGTGCACGGCGGTCACGGCCGAGTCGATGCGCCAGTTGAGATGATCGGTCTTGATTTCGAGGACCTTGGTGCGATCGCCAGGCGAGATCCAGGTGGCGCCGACGGCCGACGCGGCCTGCAGTCCGCCGAAGAGGAGCGTGACGCACACGCCGAGCGTCAGCGCGTTGCGCTTTCCTCCGAGAGTTGAAACCAGCTCGCCGACCATTTGAGCGGCGCTCACTCAAGCGGTTCCGTCGACGGCCGCGGGATCTTCGGATTGCGCGGGGTTCGCATGGCGGCAAGGTCGCCGCCGGGAGGGAGGGGAAACAATAAACGCCGTCAGCCGCCGACGATCGGAATCCTCCAGTGCGATCCGACGTAGCGCATCAGGTCGCGGATCTGGTCGTCGCGGAGCGCCTGCTGGTAGATGCCGACTTGGCGAATTGCGCAGGGCGTGAACTCGCGGCGGCTCGAACCATCGAAGCCCGACCCGACGAAGAGCCAGGTGTATGAAAACGCCGGCAGCGAGGAGCCCAGGTCGTAGCTCACCGACAGCCCATTATTGAAGAGCGTCACCAATCCCCGACCGTCGATCATCTTCCAGCGGGCCGCGAAGATGGACCAGACGCCAACGCCGCCCGACACCGGGGAGGTGCCGGACGGCGTGCCGCCGGGGAGATCCACACCGTATTCGATGCCGTCCCGTCGAGTCCGCATGCCCGATGGTGTATCCGCCGGCAACTTGGCCACCGAAGGGCCGGAGGTGTCGTTGTGGCTCGGGTCGCCGAGCGAAAGGATCGTCCGCGTCCCGGTCCCGATCGCGGCGCGCGCCACGATGAAGGCGGTGAGCTCCGTCCCGGTGTACGCCGTCATGCCGGTGACGCCCATCCCCATCGCCGAGCCATCGAACTTGACGTACGGCAATCCATCGCCGTCGTCGGAGAAGAACGTCGGCCGCGCGGATCCGGACGCGGTCAGATCGAGCCCGTTGCCGGACTGATCCGCCCACAGCGGGACGGGGTTGTTGTTCGCGAGCCCGATCCCCGCATCCGCCGAATAGAGCTGTGACAGCGCGATCGTCGTTCCCGGACCCTTCACCCCGAATCCCGGCAGGACCGGTGTGTTATCCGTGGCGGTCGTTGAATTGACCACCGGCACGGTGCCGATCGTGCCGCCCGTGCCGGTCAGCGAGGATACGGAGCCGCCGCCGCTCGACTGCGTCGTGAACCGCGGCACCTCCGAGGAGAGCTGCACCTTCGTTTGCGTCGGGTGCAGTTCGTCGGTGTCGACCTGGAGAATGGGGAGGGACTGATCCAGCGTCCCCATGATCGGCCGCAGCCTCCGACCGGGCAGGATGACGTCGTTCGGGTATCGGGCCAGATTCTGCCGGGCGCGATCGATGACGTTGATTGAATAGCTGCTGGCCGCGTCCCGAGTTGCCTGCAGTTCTAGATTGGCCGCGTGAATCAGCCGATTCGGCCCGCAGCCGAAGGTCACATCGATGCTATCGGTGCCGTCGCCGTCGACGAATTCACACCGTTCGATATAGAGAGGAAGACCTGCATTGCCGCCGTTGAATCCGCAGATCCTGACGCCGGCAGTCCACGCACCGAGCGTTTCGGCGGATTCATCGACCGTCAGCGTGAACCATTGATAGTTAGTCAGCGGAACGTCGCTGATCGAGAAGATCTGCCAACTCCATCCGCGCGCCGTCTGAATCCCGAGATAGAGGCTGTACGGGTAGCCGGTCGGAAAGAAGACCCGAACCCTCACCGTCCATACATGATTCCGCACGGCCCACGGCATTGGCCATGTCTGCTGGATTGCGGCATCTGGCTTGCCCTGTGCCGACGCGAGCTGCTTGACGGCGAAGACGCCTGGCGGCTGCTCGATGTTTGTGGTGTTCGTTTCCTGCGTGATCGTGCCGGCGGTTCCCCATCCGACGTCGGCATGAGTCCAGTCATCCGGCAATCCGGCGGTCCAGTTGTCGAACTTGGCGTTCCGGATCCAATTGATCCGGCTCACCGAATCGGTCACGGTGAGATAGTCGGCCGAGGTGAAGACGTTGCCGGGATCAGTCCAGACGACCTTACGCTTTCCGCTGCTATCGCGGGCCAGCCCCACGCGATCGCCGACCGAAAGGCCGGTGGCGCTCGACACCGTCACCGTCTGGGTTGCTGCCACCGATGCCGTGATCGCGTGACAGGTCACACCGTCCGCTTCGACGATGTAGTCGCCGTCGAGCTGGTCGTCGAAGCCGATCGGTACGCCATCAGCCGCATCGTCCCACGATGCGAGCGTGACATCGCTGCCGCTGATCGCGGTAATCACGAACCAGCAGCTCGCCGTGGTGAGGCCGTTGCCATCAGTCGGGAGCAATTGCGTGATGCGGTTGATTTGGCTTTGTCCGACGAGGATCGAGCCCATGTTCTTCGCGAGGCCAGCGGTAATCGGAGTGTCGCTGAACGAATACCGGATGCTCAACGCCCACTGCGTACTACTCTGCCGCTCGAAGAAGAAATACGACAACGGATCGGAGGGACCGATGCGCGACCCGTTGATCGCGTCGACCAGGGCGAGAATCGCCTGCAGCCCGTTGCCGCCGCTCACCGTCCATTGGGGAATCGGCCACGTCGGTTCCACCGTTCCCCGAACCACCCAACTCGGCATCCGCGGCAGGAGATAGGTGTCGATGATCTGGGCGGCGGTGAGGCCGATCGCCGTCGCGGTGAGCAGGACGTCGTCGCCGGCCTCCACGACAATCAGGGACTGGCGCTTGAGTAGTATCCTGGGAGGTGCCGCAGTGAGCGTGATTACACCGCTGGGACGCGTCCGATCCCACGTCAGAATCGGCCACTCCTCGATCGCACCGTTTTCCCGGCGCAGCTGCAGACACTGGGACAGCGGCAACCAGGTCTCGGCATCGAAGGTCGACGGGAGCGTCGCATCGAGGCTGTCGTCGCCGTCCTGACGTTCCGTGGTATTGAGGGCGATCCACCGAGGGATGCCCCGCAACACCGTTCCACCGTCTGCGATGAGCTTGTCGGAGAGATATCCACCAACCGTCAACGCGGGCATTACTCCCAGTCCGCCCGGTTGAAACTGAGATCGAAGGTGCCGCTGTTCGTTTGCACAGTCGGCGCGTCCTCAGGTTTGAAGATCGGATATTCGCCGTACCACGTCGCCATCGGTGAGAGCGAAACGCCTTTGCGGGTCATCCATTCCGAGGCGTCGACAGTGAGGGTGTCGGCGAGGAGAAGCGATCCGACCCATCCGAACGTGGCGATCGTGGCGCCGGCACCGTTCTTCACAGTTACGAATTGATCCGTCGATGCGCCATGGAAGACTCCCTGCCAATCTTCAACCGGAGCGGTGCCGAGCATGATGGCAACGGGTGTTGTGCTGATGCCGGTCTGTGGCGTCGCCGAGACCTGCCGCCACCGCGGGTCGGGGCATTTCAGCGTGAACGTCAACTCGACCTTCGTCATCAGGTCCCGCGCGCCAGTCTTCTTCTCGACGACCTGCGTCACGAGCCCGGAGATCTGTCGGTCGCTGCGGATCGACTGCACAATCGTGATCGTGCGCCGGTAGAACGCGGAGAGCGCGTCGACCTGCGACAGGAGGTCTGTGGGAGAGTCGCCGCGAACGAGTAGACTGAATCCGAGCGACCGAGAGCCGGTCGACGGAAAGCCGAGCACGGTCCCGAGCCCGCTGCCGAGTGCCTGCTCGTCAACCGTGATGGCCGGCAGGTCCAGCCATTGCGGCTTTGCGCTGACGGCCGCCTTGTAGGTCGAGACGTCGGTGCCATTGATCGTCAGTCCGGAGGCCATCAGATCACACTCGGGTTATCGCCGCGGTTGATCGCGGAGCGTTGATTGGCGAAGCCGAACTGGCGATTGAGCGCGTCGAGAAACCCCCGACCTGCGGCGGTTCCCGCGATGTTTCCGAGCGATGCCGGGTCGTCGGACGCGGAGGTCACCGTCACGGTGATCGGTATCGACCCGATCGTGAGCGTGACGGACCCGCTTCCAAGTGCGCCCGGCGATTGCAGTGAGGCCAGCGACGGCGGCAGCAAGGGGCCACCAGACCGGAGACTCTTCGTGTTCGCGACGATCTCCTGCAAGAGTGCGTTCGCGGTTTCAGCCAGCCCGACGAGATCCAGCGTTTCGCCGACATTGCTGGTCACCGTGGCCGACGTGGTGTTTCCGGAAGTCCCGGAGACGCCCTGCGCCGTTGCAGACGCCTGCTGTGCCGCGGTGGCCTGACTCTGCTGCAGCTGCGCGAGTTCCGCCGCCTGAGTCGACTTCAACTGATCGATCGTCGCCTGGTCGAATCCCTGTGCAATCGCGTCAGAGAGTTCCTTCGCCTGGGACTGCTGCAACGCGAGCAGGTCGGCGGCGTCGCCCTGCCCGGTGGCGCGGAGCAACCGCACGGCGAGGGAATCCTGCTCGTCGGCCTGCGCCTGCGCGGCGGCGGCCGCCTTGGTTTGTGCCGCGGCGAGGTCTTCCTGCGCCTGCGTCGCCTTGATCGCGGCGATCGTCGAGGCGTCGAATCCCTTGGCGATGGCGTCCGCTATCTCCTGTGTCTCGTCGATCTGGCGTTGCAAGGCGTCGGCAGCGTCGCCGCTTCCAGCAGCACGGAGCTGGCGGACGATGAGCGATTCGTTCTCGTTGGCCTGGTCGGTGGCCTTCTGAACCGCCGCCGCTTGATCCTCAGCCGCTTGCGTCGCCTTGATCGCCGCGATCGTGACGTCGTCATATCCGGCGGCGAGCGCTTGGTCGATTTCCGCCTGTTCCTGCTGCTGGCGTTGCAATGCGGCCGCGCCCGCTGTGTCACCTGCCGCCGTCAGATTGCGGACGGCGAGGCTGTCGGTCTCCGCTTTCGTCTGGGCCGCCGTGGCTGTCGTGACCTGCGGCAGCAGCCCGAGGAGCGTCTGGATTGTGTTGAGGAAATCGGTTGGATTGAGGCCACCGAAATCGGCAGGGTCGATCTTGCCGTCCTTGAACTGCTGGAAGATCCCCTGCAGGATCGTCGTCGCCTGCGACGCACCCGATACGGTCGAGACGTCGATCCCCTGCAGGGCATTGAAGATCGCCGGCGCACCGACCTTCGGATCGGTCAGCAGCGTCAGGAACGGCGCGAATTGGGCCGATCCGGTCGTGTTGAAGACCTTGAAGCCCGCCTGAAGCTCTGCAAGTTGGTCGGTGAAGTCGTTCGCGAATTGGGCGAACTTTTCCTCCTGTAGTCCCTTCGATATCGCGGTGAGCTCTTCGAGTGTTGGCGCAGTCTTATCGGTCAGCGTAATCCCAAGCTGATTCGCTGCAGCGTCCACATCAGCAATCGACACTCCGACGGCCGCGAGCGCCTGTTTGACAGAATCGGAGCTGCTAGCGAAGACGGGATTTCCGCTGTCATCCAACACCGGGCCGCCGGGCCCCTGAACGGGCTGGGATGATCCCGCGACGATCTGTGGAAGTCTGTTCGCGAGGGCGCCAAATGCCGCGCCGGAGAGCGTCTCGTCGCCGAACTTATTCACCTTGTCTGCGAGCGCAGCCAGCGCGGCTGCGAGGTCCTGCGTATGCTTGACGGCGTCAGCTTCCGCTTGGGCTCGAGCCGAGTCTTCGGCTTTCTGTGCTGCGCTTTCACCGAATATCGATCCGAGAACCGGAACAAGCGCTGCCGCTGCCTCAGCGGCAGCCAACACAACGTCGCCGGTAGATGCGGCGCTGACAACGTTACCTAGCTTGTCGACCGTCTTGATGCTCAACTTTTCAATCGTGTCGGCCAGCGAGCCCGCCTTCTCGGCAAACGTCACGACATTGCCGATATCCGTCGCGAGCCCATCGCTAATCAGTCCGGTAGCTTTCAGCATACCGGCGAGCGCATTTACTCCCGCAAGAACAGCATCAACGAACTGACGTTGACGTTGAATTATCGTCAGCTGCCCATCCGCGATCTTATTTAGAGCGTCCTTCGTCCCTTTCAGCCCGTCGTTGATGCCGGTGGTCGCGATCCCAGCTGCCTTGAGCAGGTCCCCGAGTTTTTGCGCTTTCTCGGTCAGCGTGATCGTCGAGTCATTGAGGATGTCAAACGCCTGCGACGCGAACGGCGTGTCCTTCAGCTTGCCATAGGCATCATTGACGGCCTCGAGATCCTTCGTCGTCTGCGCCGCCGTCGCCTGCATTTCCTTCTGGAAGGACTGCTCGAACGACGACTCGGTTGTCGTGAAATCCGAGGACGCCTTCTTCCAGAAGTCCGCTTGGATCTGGGCAGCTGCCTGAATCGCCGTACCCAGCGCGGGACTCTTCGCGATGAGGCGGTCATACACCGCGTCCAGTTCGGCGGCCGCCTTCGCCGCTGCTGATTCGTTCGGCGCGTTGGCGAGCTTCGCCTGTGCGGCCCCGAGCTGGTTGGTCGGATCGACGAGCTTGAGCAACTTCTGCAGATGGCCGTCGACTTGATCGTTGAGGTTCTGCCACGCGCCCAGCAGCTTGTCATTGATGGCGGCGGATCCATCGGCGGCAAGTTTCAGCAGCGCGGAGAGGTTCGCCTGGATCTCGTCAGCGATTTTCTGGCGAGCTGCTTCGGCCGCCGCATCCGCCTTGGGATCGCCGATGGGCGCCGATTTCGGCGGCGCGACCGACCCGCCCTTGTCTGGCCGGCTCGCGATCGTCTTCGACAGCAGCAGGAGCGCGTTGTTGTAGGCGGTGACCTGCGCCGTCGGCACGTCCTGCCCGAGCGACAGCAGCCCGCGCTCCATCGTCTGCAACGTCGCGGTTGGAAAGCTGCTGATCGAGGTGTTCAGCGCATCGAAGAGTGAGCCGAACCCATTGCGATCGATCTTCCCGAAATTCCCGTCCTGCACGACACCCGCGAGATTCTGGAGATTCGTGAAGATGCGCTGGACGGCGTCGGCTCGTTCCTTCGACCCCAGCTTGTCGAGGATACCGGAGAGATCGCCGATCGTGGTGACCAGCGAGCCGACCTCCACCGAGCGCGCCTGACCGTCAAACGCCGAGAGCGTCTGATCGAGGTCCTTGAGCAGGCCGATCACCGACGGCAGGATCTGGTTGCCCAGCTCGATTAGTTCGGCATTCAGGTTCTGCTTGAGGATGTCCCCGAGCTTGCCCGCGCTCTCCCGGCTCGTCGTTGCAGCGGCTTCGAGTGCGTTCATGTTGTCGGCGCTGCTCTGCGCCGACCCCGCCATATCGTCGAGTGCCTTTTTGCCGGCGTCTCCTTCCTTCGCGAGCTTGTTGATCTCCGCCGCGACCTGTTTGACGTTGAGGCCCTTTTCGATCAGATCGACGATGACGTTCGTCATTTGCCCGAGGCTCAGCCCGGTCGCGTCTGCGGCTGGCCCAGTCTTTTCCAGTATCCCGAACACCTCATCGAGCGGCGCGTGGCCCTTCGCCGAGGCGAAAATGTCGGCCAACGCCTGTGCATCCTGCTCCGCCGTGAGATGAAACTCCTTCCCGACGCGATCGAGGCCGGTCAGGACCGTGGTGAGATCCACACCCGACGCGTCCGCGGCCGTGACACCGGCAGTGAGCAGCGTCTGGATATCGGAGGCTGATTGGACGCCAAGCCTGGCGAGGAGCGTCGCACCCTGGGCGAGGTCGGTCTGGGAGCGCCCGCTTTCCGTCGACAGGTCCCGGATCGTGTCGCGGATCTGGCCGAGCTGGGCAATCGTTTGCGGAGCCGACGCCACCATTCCCTGCAGCGCGTTGTCGACGTCGGCCGCCATCCGGGTCGCATCGGCCGCGATGCCGAGCAGCGCGACCGAGAGACCCGCGAGCGCAACCGTTGGCTTGGACACGATGAAGCTGACGGTCTTATCGATCTCGCGTTCGATGTCCTGAAGCCCGCGTTCCAACTCGGTGGAGTCGGCGCGAAAACTCACGAAGACGTCATCGATCTTGTTGCTCACGCCGCCCCTCCTTCCGCTTCGGCGCGCGCGGCTTGGTCTCGCTGATCGCTGGCGTAGAGTTGCATCCGCAACAGGACCGATTCGAGCGCCCAGTCGCGCATCAGCACGCGCGAGGTCTGACCGAGCAGTTCGGCGGCCTTGGCGAAGAAGGGCGACCAATAGAGCTGCTCCCCGGAGGGGTTCGGATCTGGGGTAATCAGCGGCCGCGCCAGCATGATCCCCTTGTAGTTCACTTCGAGATTCATCGCGAGGATCTGATGCAGCTCGAGCGGCTGCAGCGCCTTGATCGCTTCGGGGATCTCCGGCGGCGGCTGTTCGGGCTCAAACGG from Gemmatimonadales bacterium harbors:
- a CDS encoding N-acetylmuramoyl-L-alanine amidase, which codes for MIIAPTAPVTHSWDTLRQRRVGIMLHYDDSGSDAGALEWLTKDPRCEVSYNVLVLDDGQAYEIAPLEQRAWHAGVCHPSDSARLSYQDANSAFYGIAIAAKDGETAKLLQFRSVVELCRQLAAQHAWDLAKEPWRITGHADEAWPRGRKIDPTGSNPLRPVLSLEAVRAAFTSPPFNAAA
- a CDS encoding phage tail tape measure protein, translated to MAQLGQIRDTIRDLSTESGRSQTDLAQGATLLARLGVQSASDIQTLLTAGVTAADASGVDLTTVLTGLDRVGKEFHLTAEQDAQALADIFASAKGHAPLDEVFGILEKTGPAADATGLSLGQMTNVIVDLIEKGLNVKQVAAEINKLAKEGDAGKKALDDMAGSAQSSADNMNALEAAATTSRESAGKLGDILKQNLNAELIELGNQILPSVIGLLKDLDQTLSAFDGQARSVEVGSLVTTIGDLSGILDKLGSKERADAVQRIFTNLQNLAGVVQDGNFGKIDRNGFGSLFDALNTSISSFPTATLQTMERGLLSLGQDVPTAQVTAYNNALLLLSKTIASRPDKGGSVAPPKSAPIGDPKADAAAEAARQKIADEIQANLSALLKLAADGSAAINDKLLGAWQNLNDQVDGHLQKLLKLVDPTNQLGAAQAKLANAPNESAAAKAAAELDAVYDRLIAKSPALGTAIQAAAQIQADFWKKASSDFTTTESSFEQSFQKEMQATAAQTTKDLEAVNDAYGKLKDTPFASQAFDILNDSTITLTEKAQKLGDLLKAAGIATTGINDGLKGTKDALNKIADGQLTIIQRQRQFVDAVLAGVNALAGMLKATGLISDGLATDIGNVVTFAEKAGSLADTIEKLSIKTVDKLGNVVSAASTGDVVLAAAEAAAALVPVLGSIFGESAAQKAEDSARAQAEADAVKHTQDLAAALAALADKVNKFGDETLSGAAFGALANRLPQIVAGSSQPVQGPGGPVLDDSGNPVFASSSDSVKQALAAVGVSIADVDAAANQLGITLTDKTAPTLEELTAISKGLQEEKFAQFANDFTDQLAELQAGFKVFNTTGSAQFAPFLTLLTDPKVGAPAIFNALQGIDVSTVSGASQATTILQGIFQQFKDGKIDPADFGGLNPTDFLNTIQTLLGLLPQVTTATAAQTKAETDSLAVRNLTAAGDTAGAAALQRQQQEQAEIDQALAAGYDDVTIAAIKATQAAEDQAAAVQKATDQANENESLIVRQLRAAGSGDAADALQRQIDETQEIADAIAKGFDASTIAAIKATQAQEDLAAAQTKAAAAAQAQADEQDSLAVRLLRATGQGDAADLLALQQSQAKELSDAIAQGFDQATIDQLKSTQAAELAQLQQSQATAAQQASATAQGVSGTSGNTTSATVTSNVGETLDLVGLAETANALLQEIVANTKSLRSGGPLLPPSLASLQSPGALGSGSVTLTIGSIPITVTVTSASDDPASLGNIAGTAAGRGFLDALNRQFGFANQRSAINRGDNPSVI